One segment of Mycolicibacterium sp. YH-1 DNA contains the following:
- a CDS encoding S9 family peptidase, with product MWRWVTCVALAFVMAIGVAPVAVAAEPNWSGLDARFHDGPIPAPGGLIASVPLEPALSVSGAAAAYRILYSTIDQHNSPAVSTAAVFVPHGIAPAGGWPVIAWAHGTVGLGDDCAPSAQPRSERDDEYLSHWLEQGYAIVGSDYAGLGTPGLMSYLNSTATAHSVVDSVIAMHEMGLPLSPKWAVVGQSQGGAGAVDTARRATEFSRGTGLDFRGVVATGTPANVQSIVKTAGPDMALPAGTGPAANSYTAYILAGLRDARPDIDVNSVLTPAGLDAVGKGETLCKSDLDRALEHMTPTDFFRAPLASLPGIAEALDAYMGTAVSGYDRPIFLGVGSKDTDVPPKLTLQFADQLVANGQDVTLKVYPDADHSGAVLASLPDSTPFLAAQFAG from the coding sequence ATGTGGAGATGGGTGACCTGCGTGGCGTTGGCGTTCGTGATGGCGATTGGTGTGGCACCGGTGGCGGTGGCCGCGGAGCCGAACTGGTCGGGCCTCGACGCCCGCTTCCACGATGGACCGATCCCGGCTCCCGGCGGCCTCATCGCGTCGGTGCCACTTGAGCCGGCACTGTCGGTGTCGGGTGCCGCTGCGGCATACCGGATCCTGTATTCCACTATCGACCAACACAACTCGCCAGCGGTCAGCACGGCCGCGGTGTTTGTGCCGCACGGTATCGCCCCCGCCGGCGGCTGGCCGGTCATCGCATGGGCACACGGCACGGTGGGGCTCGGCGACGATTGCGCGCCCTCGGCGCAGCCCCGCAGTGAGCGTGATGACGAGTATCTGTCGCACTGGCTTGAGCAGGGCTACGCCATCGTCGGCTCCGATTACGCGGGTCTCGGGACGCCCGGTTTGATGAGCTACCTGAACAGCACCGCCACCGCGCACAGCGTGGTGGACTCCGTGATCGCCATGCACGAGATGGGCCTGCCACTGTCGCCGAAGTGGGCTGTCGTCGGCCAGTCCCAGGGTGGTGCGGGCGCGGTCGACACCGCCCGGCGCGCCACCGAGTTCAGTCGCGGCACCGGCCTGGACTTTCGCGGGGTGGTGGCGACCGGCACACCGGCCAACGTCCAGAGCATCGTCAAGACCGCCGGGCCGGACATGGCCCTGCCTGCGGGCACCGGACCCGCGGCCAACAGCTACACCGCCTACATCCTCGCCGGTTTGCGCGATGCGCGACCCGACATCGACGTGAACAGCGTGCTCACCCCTGCTGGTCTGGATGCGGTCGGAAAGGGCGAGACGCTGTGCAAATCCGATCTGGACCGGGCGCTGGAACACATGACGCCGACCGACTTCTTCCGCGCACCGCTGGCGTCGCTGCCTGGGATCGCCGAGGCGCTGGACGCCTACATGGGCACCGCGGTCAGTGGATATGACCGGCCGATCTTTCTTGGGGTGGGCTCCAAGGACACCGACGTGCCGCCGAAGTTGACGCTGCAGTTCGCCGATCAGCTGGTGGCCAACGGCCAGGACGTGACGCTGAAGGTCTACCCCGACGCTGACCACTCCGGGGCGGTGTTGGCGTCGCTGCCGGACTCCACCCCGTTCCTGGCTGCCCAGTTCGCGGGCTGA
- a CDS encoding MFS transporter: MTISSIGTARRWSMLVIALTSTTCANVFINGAAFLIPTLHADRGLDLAKAGLLSSMPSFGLVITLIAWGYLVDRFGERIVLTVGSALTAAAAFAAASADSLIAVGAFLLLGGMAAASSNSASGRLVVGWFPPEQRGLVMGIRQTATPLGVGLGALVIPRLAESHGVTVALLFPAAVCALAAVMCALGVIDPPRPPRHEAPKEHLANPYRGSSLLWRIHAVSVLLVVPQAVLWTFMLVWLMTDRGWTAASAGLLVTITQVLGAAGRIAAGRWSDVTGSRLKPIRAIAAAAATAMALLALTDWLHSPISVALIVIASVITVSDNGLAFTAIAEIAGPFWSGRALGTQNTSQHLASAIASPLFGAVISVLGFPAAFAVSAMLPLAALPLVPDDPASVK, from the coding sequence ATGACGATTTCGTCGATCGGGACGGCTCGCCGCTGGTCCATGCTCGTCATCGCACTGACCTCGACAACGTGCGCGAACGTGTTCATCAACGGCGCGGCATTTCTCATCCCCACCCTGCACGCCGACCGCGGCCTCGATCTCGCCAAAGCCGGTCTCCTGTCGTCGATGCCAAGCTTCGGACTGGTCATCACGCTGATCGCGTGGGGTTACCTGGTCGATAGATTCGGTGAGCGGATCGTGCTGACGGTGGGCTCGGCACTGACAGCCGCGGCCGCGTTCGCCGCGGCATCCGCTGACTCCCTCATCGCCGTCGGCGCGTTTCTGCTGCTCGGCGGTATGGCCGCAGCCAGCAGCAATTCAGCCAGCGGCCGCCTCGTGGTCGGCTGGTTCCCACCCGAACAGCGCGGGCTGGTCATGGGCATCCGGCAGACCGCCACCCCGCTCGGCGTCGGCCTGGGCGCGTTGGTCATACCGCGCCTGGCCGAATCCCACGGCGTCACCGTCGCCCTGCTGTTTCCCGCGGCGGTGTGCGCGTTGGCCGCTGTGATGTGCGCACTCGGTGTCATCGATCCGCCGCGCCCGCCGCGGCACGAGGCCCCGAAGGAGCACCTCGCCAATCCCTACCGCGGCTCATCTCTGCTGTGGCGTATCCATGCCGTCTCGGTACTTCTGGTGGTACCCCAGGCCGTGCTGTGGACGTTCATGCTGGTGTGGTTGATGACCGACCGTGGCTGGACGGCCGCGTCGGCAGGCCTGCTCGTGACGATCACCCAGGTTCTCGGCGCGGCAGGGCGGATCGCCGCCGGGCGGTGGTCAGATGTCACCGGGTCGCGGCTCAAACCCATCAGGGCCATCGCGGCGGCCGCCGCCACAGCCATGGCGCTGCTGGCCCTCACCGACTGGCTCCATTCACCGATCAGCGTTGCGTTGATCGTCATCGCCTCGGTTATCACGGTGTCCGACAACGGCTTGGCATTCACCGCCATCGCCGAGATCGCGGGCCCGTTCTGGAGCGGACGCGCGCTGGGCACCCAGAACACCAGCCAGCACCTGGCGTCGGCAATCGCCTCACCGCTCTTCGGCGCCGTGATCTCAGTGTT